The Methanobrevibacter thaueri DNA window GGAGTTAACGATATCTCCATTGTGAGCCATGGCAATGAATCCATCACCAAAATCAATTACGAAAGGTTGTGAGTTTTCTATTTTTGACTGGCCAGTGGTTGAATATCTTACATGACCAACCGCATTGTGTCCGGGCAAGCTTTGAATCTTCTCATTGCTGAAAACATCAGTGACTAAGCCCATTCCACAATGAAAACTTAAACCTGTATCTGTATTAAAAGTAGCTATTCCTGCTGATTCTTGACCTCTGTGCTGTAAAGCATACAAACTGTAATAAACTAATGATGCGACATCTTTGGATTGATCTTCTGAGTGAAATCCAATAATACCACACTTGTCTTCCATTTCTCCTTGCATGTGCAGACTCCCTATAAAATAGTATAATAATATCTTTGTTAAACTAGTATAAAATAATTAATGTTTTAGTCCCAGAAGTTTTCAAAAGTGTTCGGAATTTCATAATCGTCAATCACTTCAGGAGGTTTTGTTTCCTCATCATCGGACAGTTCCTTAGCCAATTCACTGGCATTCTCATCAACGAAGATTAATGCGGTTCTGACAATGTTAAGCCATTCAATAGCCTTTTGTCTGGATTCAGCCGCAATATATCCCTGTCCCACAATGATATTGTCGGGCCTGAACTTGTTTGTGGCGATTACAATCCTTTCCTCATCACTTAAATCCTGGTGAAAAATCTCCTGCCACAAATCGTTCAGATTGAAAATCTCCAGGATGTCCCTTGAGTAGATATCCTCATATCTCAATTTGAATGCGGAAAAATCTGATCTGATTGCATCAATGTCTTCACGCAGTTCCTTGTTTTCCTGAGTCAGGACGTCCTGTTCCTTGATGATCTGGTTGTAATCATCAAGCAGGCTGTTATAGTTATGAGTTACCTTCATCAATTTGTTTTCCAATGTATGGATATTGATTAAGTTTAAAGAATAAGACAATGTTGACTTGATTATTGAATTGAGAATCTCCTTTTCGGCCAACTTGAAGTCGATGGATTCGTCTTCAATAATTATGTTGTTGTAATCAAATAATCCAATATGGTTAAAATCAGTTTTTAATTCATTAAAAAGAATATTGAATGTTTCATCATGTCCATATCCACCTATTAGTAGAATATCGGCGCCGCTGGCCACCTTCTTAACTATATTGAGTTCCACTGTAGGTATGATTGATGAAACAATAATGTTATAGTCATTTTCAAGCTGAATATTGTTGACGGCCTTTGAGACAAGCTGCGCAATATCCAAACCGCCTACAATAATACGAACATCAATTTTTGAGTCGTGATTAACGTTTTCCATGAACATTACCTAAATTACATTCATTCTTTCATGCCATTTCCAGGCGGACTCTACAATCTGCTCCAGGTCATATTGTGGAACCCAACCCAGCTTTTCCCTGATTTTTGTTGAATCGGCAATCAATATTGCAGGGTCGCCTTCACGGCGGTCATCCATCTTGACTTCAAAATCACGACCTGTGACCTTTTTGCACATGTCAATCACTTCACGGACTGAATATCCTTCACCGTTTCCAAGGTTAAAGATATTTGACTCATTTTCCTTGCATAGATATTCATATGCCTTGACGTGTGCGTCCGCAAGGTCATTCACATGGATGTAGTCACGGATACAGGTACCGTCAGGAGTGTCGTAATCTGTTCCGAAAATGGATATGCTTTCCCTTTTTCCAATTGCCGCATCTAAAATTAAAGGAATCAAGTGAGTTTCAGGGTCATGCAATTCCCCAATCTCACCATCAAAATCACATCCTGCCGCATTGAAGTATCTTAAGGACACATAATTGAAATCACCCTTATCAGCTTCCCTCTGCAAAGCCTTTTCAGTGATGAACTTTGAATGTCCATAGGGATTGATAGGCTTCAAGTCCTGGTCTTCGGTAATCGGAACATGTTCAGGATTACCGTAAACTGCGGCAGTGGAGGATAAAATAAATTTATCTACTCCATATTCCCTCATGACTTGTAAAAGATTTAGTGTATTTTTATAATTGTTTTTAAAATATTTTTGAGGGAATTCCACTGATTCAGCTACTGATGAAAAGGCACCAAAGTGAATGACACCATCTATGTCATATTTTTCAAAAACTTCACTTACGTCCTTGCTTCCAAAGTCATAGTTTTCAAAGTTTCCCCATTTGACAAAGTTTTCATAGCCCTTGCATAGATTATCGACTACAACAGTGTCATAACCTGCATTATGCAGTGCCTTGTTGGTATGTGAACCGATATAACCTGCTCCACCAGTGATTAGAATCAATTTCAACACCTAAATAAATTTACCTAATTTGAGTAAAGCTTTTGGAGATACTTTAACTAATTTTTGAACGATTTCAGTGGTTGAAATCTTATCAAAACTTTCTCCTTGGAATGCATGTGCAATGCTGTCCAATTCATCATCAGATAATGTTAATAGGTATTCCTGTACTTTTTTGTATCTTTTGATTTCGTGATCGAGCTCGTCGTGAGCCATTTTGTCGTATTGTTTTAAGAATTTTTTGGAACAGTCTTCCTTGATTGCCTGTGCAGCGACTTGGCCTGCGCACATTCCACCGGTCATACCTGAGATGATTCCTCCACCGGTCAATGGGTTTACTTGGCCTGCCGCATCTCCGCAGACTAAAATGTTGTCATCGTAAAGTTTTTTGGTCATTCCGCCAACTGGGTCTCCACCAACGTTCATTTCAACAGCTTGAGCGTTTTTCAAGTAAGGGCAAGTTGCCACAAAGTCATCTAAGTATTCTTTAGCTGTCTTTTCAGCCTTGTGAGGTAAGATTGCAAGTCCAACGTTTGCAATGTCATCACCTTTAGGGAAAATCCACACATATCCTCCAGGTGCGCATGAACCTAGGTAGAATTCAATGACTCCAGGTCTTTCGAATTCGACATTACACATTTCGTATTGGATACCTGATTCCATTTCCTTAGGTTTTGCTGCAGGTCTTAATCCTGCCCATCTTGCCACATGTCCTTCAGGACCGTCAGCGGCGATTAGGATTTTACATTTGTAATCGATTTTTTCGCCCATGCATTCAGTGTAGACAATGTATCCGTCATCGATTTTGTCTATTCCGGTTACAAGAGTTTTGATTCTGATTTCAGCACCTGCTCTTGCAGCATCCATTGCCATATGCTTATCGAAGACTTTTCTCTCAAGAATGTAACCTGCTTCAGGTAATTTTACTTCATCCTTGGTTAACCATACGTCGGTTCCGTCAGGGGTTTGTATCCTTACACCTTGGATTTCCTGAGTTACCCAGCGAGGAGAAGGTTCGATTCCTAATTTTTCTAATCCTTGAATGGAAACTCCTTCCGCACATCTTTTAGGTGCACCAATTTCAGATTTTTTATCCATTAAAATAACTTTTGCTCCGCCTAATGCAGCGTGTTTAGCCGCACTGGATCCTGCAGGTCCTGAACCCACTACAATAACATCAGTTTCAATCATATTAATCAGTCCTCTTTTTCTAAAGCATCAATAGGACATGCTTTAATGCATGTATCACAGTCTTTACAATCCTCATCATTAAACACTAATGAGTACTCTCTTACTTGTATTAAATTTCTTGGGCAAACGCCCGCACATTCTCCACAGAATGAGCACCAATCTTTTACAATCATAAAAATATCTCCTTTAATATAAACAATTTATGTTATAAATACTTTGATGTTTATATTATTTAAAAGTTTACTTAAAAAAAGCCATATAACGAAATAAAAAAAGAAAAATGAGATTTAAGGAATTATTTTATTAGCAATACCGGCACATCAGAGGTTCTAAGTAGCCTTTCTGAAACTGAACCTATTTGAGTATCACTGACATTATTCTCATCAAATGAAACAAAACGGTTGTTGTTTGCCCCATGGGCATGGATGACAACCAAATCTGCACGGGTCTGGTCGATGATGAACTTCATGTCCCTCAAAGGATCTGCTGTGAGCAGGTGCTCCACAACTTCAACGCCAGCCTCATTTGCCTTGGATGTGATTTTGGCCAAAATGGCATCTCCGGAGTCCTCCTCATCATCATAGCTATTGAATGAGAATTCCTCCAGCACATGGACTGCAGCAATCTTGGAGCCAAACTTCTGAGCTATCTCAATGGCGACATCAGCCGCCTTGTATCCATAATCGGAACCGTCTACAGGAACTGTGATTACATCAAACATTGACTAATCCCCTTTCAAGTAATCAGCATGACAGAAGTCAATGAAATTGTCGACAATCTCGTCAATGTTTTCACTGTCATCGATTATCTTACCATCATCCATGAAGACTGCACGGTTGGACAATTCCTTGATGAAATCGGTGTTGTGGGAAATCATTACAATAGTAATTCCGTAGGTTTTTGCAATTGTTTTCAAGGCGTTGGTTACATCCCTCAGGGTAACAGGGTCCAAATCACCGAACGGCTCATCCAAAAGCAGATATTTAGGT harbors:
- the galE gene encoding UDP-glucose 4-epimerase GalE — encoded protein: MILITGGAGYIGSHTNKALHNAGYDTVVVDNLCKGYENFVKWGNFENYDFGSKDVSEVFEKYDIDGVIHFGAFSSVAESVEFPQKYFKNNYKNTLNLLQVMREYGVDKFILSSTAAVYGNPEHVPITEDQDLKPINPYGHSKFITEKALQREADKGDFNYVSLRYFNAAGCDFDGEIGELHDPETHLIPLILDAAIGKRESISIFGTDYDTPDGTCIRDYIHVNDLADAHVKAYEYLCKENESNIFNLGNGEGYSVREVIDMCKKVTGRDFEVKMDDRREGDPAILIADSTKIREKLGWVPQYDLEQIVESAWKWHERMNVI
- a CDS encoding NAD(P)/FAD-dependent oxidoreductase; protein product: MIETDVIVVGSGPAGSSAAKHAALGGAKVILMDKKSEIGAPKRCAEGVSIQGLEKLGIEPSPRWVTQEIQGVRIQTPDGTDVWLTKDEVKLPEAGYILERKVFDKHMAMDAARAGAEIRIKTLVTGIDKIDDGYIVYTECMGEKIDYKCKILIAADGPEGHVARWAGLRPAAKPKEMESGIQYEMCNVEFERPGVIEFYLGSCAPGGYVWIFPKGDDIANVGLAILPHKAEKTAKEYLDDFVATCPYLKNAQAVEMNVGGDPVGGMTKKLYDDNILVCGDAAGQVNPLTGGGIISGMTGGMCAGQVAAQAIKEDCSKKFLKQYDKMAHDELDHEIKRYKKVQEYLLTLSDDELDSIAHAFQGESFDKISTTEIVQKLVKVSPKALLKLGKFI
- a CDS encoding 4Fe-4S binding protein, with translation MIVKDWCSFCGECAGVCPRNLIQVREYSLVFNDEDCKDCDTCIKACPIDALEKED
- a CDS encoding universal stress protein; its protein translation is MFDVITVPVDGSDYGYKAADVAIEIAQKFGSKIAAVHVLEEFSFNSYDDEEDSGDAILAKITSKANEAGVEVVEHLLTADPLRDMKFIIDQTRADLVVIHAHGANNNRFVSFDENNVSDTQIGSVSERLLRTSDVPVLLIK